From a single Pyxidicoccus xibeiensis genomic region:
- a CDS encoding response regulator — MVCAPMARLLIVEDNHELASLIVSAAQGRGHEAKAAYTGEAALEALSPGAKWDAALVDLLLPDIRGSEVLAALRAHGIPAIAVSGVYKGDRFAQEAVQVHGARAFFAKPFELNTVLEALEAAGGVAPVPRAPPPVREPTPPDELLDAEDLIVLEELAAESGDTSSPMQVVPATAPLPGIEVDEVEHALPLPFQRREKVWSSSAASPAAPTRGSLPEWTLGGDLKDTSVARLLNAYYEARHHGELKLKQGSVLKVVYFEAGRVVYAASNLGQERFGRFCVRRGVLPESRLAEVAAYAREHNLRTGEAMLRMGIMDAARRQQLLEEQVKEIIWSTFTWTEGNYGFSAMRPQRADLVKLSVFPGDLVLEGVEKTETLVALRQRMPRSRRLFPTADPPYGLHELKLQGPQALLLAYADGSKTVEDLLALTDLSERQALATLRGLELLGILEERPEAPSRRHRITFGL; from the coding sequence ATGGTCTGCGCGCCCATGGCGCGACTGCTCATCGTCGAAGACAACCACGAGCTGGCTTCCCTCATCGTCTCGGCCGCCCAGGGCCGGGGCCACGAGGCGAAGGCGGCCTATACCGGCGAGGCCGCGCTGGAGGCGCTCAGCCCGGGCGCGAAGTGGGATGCCGCCCTGGTGGACCTGCTCCTGCCCGACATCCGCGGCAGCGAGGTGCTCGCCGCGCTGCGCGCCCACGGCATCCCCGCCATCGCCGTCAGCGGCGTCTACAAGGGGGACCGCTTCGCCCAGGAGGCCGTCCAGGTCCACGGCGCCCGCGCCTTCTTCGCCAAGCCCTTCGAGCTGAACACCGTGCTGGAGGCCCTGGAGGCCGCGGGCGGCGTCGCCCCCGTGCCCCGCGCGCCGCCGCCCGTGCGGGAGCCCACGCCGCCCGACGAGCTGCTCGACGCCGAGGACCTCATCGTCCTGGAGGAGCTCGCCGCCGAGTCCGGGGACACGTCCTCGCCCATGCAGGTCGTGCCCGCCACGGCCCCGCTGCCCGGCATCGAAGTGGACGAGGTGGAGCATGCCCTCCCCCTGCCCTTCCAGCGACGGGAGAAGGTGTGGAGCAGCAGCGCGGCCTCCCCCGCGGCGCCCACGCGCGGCTCCCTGCCGGAGTGGACGCTCGGTGGCGACCTCAAGGACACCTCCGTCGCGCGGCTGCTCAACGCCTACTACGAGGCACGCCACCACGGAGAGCTGAAGCTCAAGCAGGGCTCCGTCCTCAAGGTCGTCTACTTCGAGGCCGGCCGCGTCGTGTACGCCGCCTCCAACCTGGGCCAGGAGCGCTTCGGCCGCTTCTGCGTGCGCCGCGGCGTGCTGCCCGAGTCCCGGCTGGCCGAGGTGGCCGCGTACGCCAGGGAGCACAACCTGCGCACCGGCGAGGCGATGCTGCGCATGGGCATCATGGACGCCGCGCGCCGCCAGCAGCTGCTCGAGGAGCAGGTGAAGGAGATCATCTGGTCCACCTTCACCTGGACCGAGGGCAACTACGGCTTCAGCGCCATGCGCCCGCAGCGCGCGGACCTGGTGAAGCTGTCCGTCTTCCCCGGTGACCTGGTGCTGGAGGGCGTGGAGAAGACGGAGACGCTGGTGGCGCTGCGCCAGCGCATGCCCCGCTCACGCCGCCTCTTCCCCACGGCGGACCCGCCGTATGGCCTGCACGAGCTGAAGCTGCAGGGGCCACAGGCGCTGCTGCTCGCGTATGCGGACGGCAGCAAGACGGTGGAGGACCTGCTCGCGCTCACCGACCTGTCCGAGCGTCAGGCGCTGGCCACGCTGCGCGGGCTGGAGCTGCTCGGCATCCTCGAGGAGCGGCCGGAAGCGCCCAGCCGGCGCCACCGCATCACCTTCGGGCTCTAG
- a CDS encoding VOC family protein — protein MDVQGFHHVAIQAKDLERVTAFYRDLLGFPELTRHFRPDGSLRSIWVGVPGGGFLAIEAAGVAPEPTPFRHERPGLLMLAFRIPKAGRAGAVETLARAGVPLEHETRWTVYVRDPEGNRVALSHHPED, from the coding sequence ATGGACGTTCAGGGCTTCCACCATGTGGCCATCCAGGCGAAGGATCTCGAGCGGGTGACCGCCTTCTACCGGGACCTCCTGGGCTTCCCGGAGCTGACCCGGCACTTCCGGCCGGACGGCTCCCTGCGGAGCATCTGGGTAGGGGTGCCCGGAGGCGGCTTCCTGGCCATCGAGGCGGCGGGCGTGGCGCCCGAGCCCACTCCCTTCCGGCACGAGCGGCCGGGCCTGCTGATGCTGGCGTTCCGCATCCCCAAGGCGGGGCGGGCGGGGGCGGTGGAGACCCTGGCCCGGGCGGGCGTGCCGCTGGAGCACGAGACGCGGTGGACGGTGTACGTGAGGGACCCGGAGGGAAACCGGGTGGCGCTCAGCCATCACCCCGAGGACTGA
- a CDS encoding GspE/PulE/PilB domain-containing protein: MRLGELLLKEGLVTAEGLEEALEAQVVHGGRLGTNLVELGLLAEQDLAKVLGQLHNTAFASGELVPDPKALELVKPNHADDKEYLPMRVDATRLSIAVVNPHDFETLDSIAFKTGKRVVPVVIPEFRMNQLLRRYCKAFRQLRAIDMNAIRPRPAPGSQAELAKASEKAPDLMSEEEFQSVYAQALRGGADYEGDMGEAEEEVITGVEVVEPVPVPVAPVAPVVQRPVAPAQPRPPVVPAQPFPMTPPPVTLVPPVAQPQRPQAPVAPMAAGPGVVPPEAVPVPRPPAPPPTPLTFAEAQAELARSSDREDVARTVLRFALGKWKRNLLLSVQGGLVTGWHGMGSSVRDAAVRRIGVALREQSTFRLVRDTRSHYVGPVKRDAAMGVFYKLLGGGFPTTAVILPLLVRGKVVHLLYVDNGPDQLTPPDVGELLILSQSVGRSYEAMMRRRKSA; encoded by the coding sequence ATGCGCCTGGGTGAACTGCTCCTGAAGGAAGGCCTCGTCACCGCCGAGGGACTCGAGGAAGCGCTCGAGGCACAGGTGGTGCATGGCGGGCGGCTCGGGACGAACCTCGTGGAGCTGGGGCTGCTGGCGGAGCAGGACCTGGCGAAGGTGCTGGGGCAGCTTCACAACACGGCCTTCGCCTCCGGGGAGCTGGTGCCGGACCCCAAGGCGCTGGAGCTGGTGAAGCCGAACCACGCGGACGACAAGGAGTACCTGCCGATGCGGGTGGACGCGACGCGGCTGAGCATCGCCGTGGTGAACCCGCACGACTTCGAGACGCTGGACTCGATTGCCTTCAAGACGGGCAAGCGGGTGGTGCCGGTGGTCATCCCCGAGTTCCGGATGAACCAGCTGCTGCGCCGCTACTGCAAGGCGTTCCGGCAGCTGCGCGCCATCGACATGAACGCCATCCGGCCGCGCCCCGCGCCGGGCTCGCAGGCGGAGCTGGCGAAGGCGTCGGAGAAGGCGCCGGACCTGATGAGCGAGGAGGAGTTCCAGTCCGTCTACGCGCAGGCGCTGCGTGGCGGCGCGGACTACGAAGGAGACATGGGCGAGGCGGAGGAGGAGGTCATCACCGGCGTGGAGGTGGTGGAGCCCGTGCCCGTGCCGGTGGCCCCTGTCGCTCCAGTGGTGCAGCGCCCGGTGGCGCCCGCGCAGCCCCGGCCGCCGGTGGTGCCGGCCCAGCCCTTCCCGATGACTCCGCCGCCGGTGACGCTGGTGCCTCCGGTGGCGCAGCCGCAGCGCCCGCAGGCGCCCGTGGCTCCCATGGCGGCCGGACCGGGGGTGGTGCCTCCGGAGGCGGTGCCCGTGCCGCGGCCGCCCGCGCCGCCGCCGACGCCGCTCACCTTCGCCGAGGCACAGGCGGAGCTGGCGCGCAGCTCGGACCGCGAGGACGTGGCGCGCACGGTGCTGCGCTTCGCGCTGGGCAAGTGGAAGCGCAACCTGCTGCTGTCGGTGCAGGGCGGCCTGGTGACGGGCTGGCACGGCATGGGGTCCTCGGTGCGCGACGCGGCGGTGCGGCGCATCGGCGTGGCGCTGAGGGAGCAGAGCACCTTCCGGCTGGTGCGCGACACGCGCTCGCACTACGTGGGCCCGGTGAAGCGGGATGCGGCGATGGGGGTGTTCTACAAGCTCCTGGGCGGCGGCTTCCCCACGACGGCGGTCATCCTGCCGCTGCTGGTGCGCGGCAAGGTGGTGCACCTCCTGTACGTGGACAACGGGCCGGACCAGCTCACGCCGCCGGACGTGGGCGAGCTGCTCATCCTCTCCCAAAGCGTGGGCCGCTCGTACGAGGCGATGATGCGGCGCCGCAAGAGCGCGTAG
- a CDS encoding DNA alkylation repair protein produces MPSPSKADVQAVLAWLKRTGTKSTRDGMARYAIPSDKAFGVPVGALRKYAKSLGPSHELAAALWDTGWYEARMLAAFVDEPESVTPAQMDRWCRDFDSWAICDTVCFHLFDRTPHAWRKVEQWCGRRDEFVKRAAFALLASLTVHDKRAGEEQFVQGLVLIERAANDERNFVKKSVNWALRCIGKRSPALNTAAVEVSRRLADSSEAAARWVGKDALRELTSAAVVQRLSRRRGAKVAGAA; encoded by the coding sequence GTGCCTTCTCCCTCGAAGGCTGATGTCCAGGCGGTGCTCGCGTGGCTGAAGCGCACGGGCACGAAGAGCACTCGCGACGGCATGGCGAGGTATGCCATTCCCTCGGACAAGGCCTTCGGCGTACCTGTGGGCGCCTTGCGCAAATACGCCAAGAGCCTCGGGCCGAGTCATGAGCTCGCCGCCGCGCTCTGGGACACGGGCTGGTACGAGGCGCGCATGCTGGCGGCGTTCGTCGACGAGCCGGAGAGCGTCACGCCCGCGCAGATGGACCGGTGGTGCCGGGACTTCGACAGCTGGGCCATCTGCGACACGGTGTGCTTTCACCTGTTCGACCGTACGCCGCATGCCTGGCGCAAGGTCGAGCAGTGGTGCGGCCGGCGCGACGAGTTCGTCAAGCGCGCGGCCTTCGCCCTGCTGGCGAGCCTCACCGTGCATGACAAGCGTGCCGGCGAGGAGCAGTTCGTTCAGGGGCTGGTCCTCATCGAGCGCGCGGCCAACGACGAGCGCAACTTCGTCAAGAAGTCCGTGAACTGGGCACTGCGGTGCATTGGCAAGCGCAGCCCCGCACTCAACACCGCCGCAGTGGAGGTGTCCCGGCGGCTGGCGGACTCATCCGAGGCCGCCGCGCGCTGGGTGGGCAAGGATGCGCTCCGGGAGCTCACGAGTGCCGCCGTGGTGCAGCGGCTCTCCCGGCGTCGCGGCGCGAAGGTCGCGGGGGCTGCCTGA
- a CDS encoding protein kinase domain-containing protein: protein MSSVRYQSLGPLLAGEGSRAFLGLALEDGSPPRPVVLIWAPQEIVQNPEMTARLSRETARALVFEHPNILRVHAFAVQDGGLARVTEFADGEPLRKLLEAQPRLPPAIAALVVADAAMGLHYAHVAGNDDGTPLVHGDIRPETLMISFGGVTKVTGYGALGVAPRERDGKRVKNRRKYSAPEQMLGGREAVNVQSDVFLLGLVLHECLSGKMPFKETADPDKAVLNRSLPPLPQDVPLKLDAVVRKATTKRAYDRYPSALAFREALVEAIGTLPTHAEFAALLAKHFPPESEARATRRRVIETGIAEVMQKAGVSPPAVAEFLASGKLAPGVLPATWPALPGLLAATGAVNVGGASGGGDAASSLLQTNGSGATTGPHAQVAPTTGSHAQVAPSSGSTTGSHAQVAPSSGSTTGSHAQVATSTGSHAQVAPSSGSTTGSHAQVAANTGSHAQVAANTGSHAQVAANAGPTTGSHAQVAPATGSNAVVGAQPATSGAQGPTTGSHAQTAAASAGAASNGTTGSHGTVAPAAASGTTTGGQPPAPTSVPAPAIAASAAQNRSRAWIPFVAVGLLLSLGAAAVVLKRLPPNIEAELADAGPGSVAPLPGELADAGPADAGIVDAGIPTGILDLTVDPRVEVSNQTGYLGKTPLSVSLPAGKHTLTLSSPVLGILVYRTVTVPAGGRTSQQFFLNKGFATVRAPKGAIVTIDGRLVGAAPVEELDLYEGTHQLLVVVNNARWQRTFKLEPGQRLNFDVDFEEPPEE, encoded by the coding sequence ATGAGTTCCGTCCGTTACCAGTCCCTCGGTCCCCTGCTGGCCGGGGAAGGCTCGCGTGCCTTCCTCGGACTCGCCCTGGAAGATGGCTCGCCTCCGCGACCGGTGGTGCTCATCTGGGCACCGCAGGAGATCGTGCAGAACCCGGAGATGACGGCCAGGCTGTCGCGCGAGACGGCTCGTGCGCTCGTCTTCGAGCATCCCAACATCCTGCGCGTCCACGCCTTCGCCGTGCAGGACGGTGGGCTCGCGCGCGTCACCGAGTTCGCCGACGGCGAGCCGCTGCGAAAGCTGCTGGAGGCGCAGCCCCGGCTGCCTCCGGCGATTGCGGCGCTCGTGGTCGCGGATGCGGCGATGGGCCTGCACTACGCGCACGTCGCCGGCAATGACGACGGCACGCCGCTGGTGCACGGAGACATCCGCCCGGAGACGCTGATGATCTCCTTCGGCGGTGTGACGAAGGTGACGGGCTACGGCGCGCTCGGCGTGGCTCCGCGTGAGCGCGATGGCAAGCGCGTGAAGAACCGGCGGAAGTACAGCGCTCCCGAGCAGATGCTCGGTGGACGCGAGGCCGTCAACGTCCAGTCGGACGTTTTCCTGCTGGGGCTCGTGCTGCACGAGTGCCTGTCGGGGAAGATGCCCTTCAAGGAGACGGCGGACCCGGACAAGGCCGTGCTCAATCGCTCCCTGCCGCCGCTGCCGCAGGACGTGCCGCTGAAGCTGGACGCGGTGGTGCGCAAGGCGACGACAAAGCGCGCGTATGACCGGTACCCGTCGGCGCTCGCGTTCCGCGAGGCGCTGGTGGAGGCCATCGGGACGCTGCCGACGCATGCGGAGTTCGCGGCGTTGCTGGCGAAGCACTTCCCGCCAGAGAGCGAAGCGCGGGCGACCCGGCGCCGGGTGATTGAGACCGGCATCGCGGAGGTGATGCAGAAGGCGGGAGTCTCTCCTCCCGCGGTGGCCGAGTTCCTGGCGAGCGGGAAGCTGGCGCCGGGCGTGCTGCCCGCGACGTGGCCCGCACTGCCGGGGCTGCTCGCCGCGACGGGTGCCGTGAATGTCGGCGGCGCGTCCGGTGGTGGTGACGCGGCGAGCTCGCTGCTGCAGACGAATGGCTCGGGGGCGACCACGGGGCCTCATGCGCAGGTGGCGCCCACGACGGGTTCGCATGCGCAGGTGGCTCCGAGCTCGGGTTCCACGACGGGTTCGCATGCGCAGGTGGCTCCGAGCTCGGGTTCCACGACGGGTTCGCATGCGCAGGTGGCTACGAGCACGGGCTCGCATGCGCAGGTGGCTCCGAGCTCGGGTTCCACGACGGGCTCACATGCGCAGGTGGCTGCCAATACAGGCTCTCACGCGCAGGTGGCTGCCAATACGGGCTCCCACGCGCAGGTGGCTGCCAACGCGGGCCCCACGACGGGCTCACATGCGCAGGTGGCGCCGGCTACCGGGTCCAACGCGGTCGTTGGCGCACAGCCGGCCACGAGCGGCGCTCAGGGCCCGACCACGGGCTCGCATGCGCAGACCGCCGCGGCTTCGGCGGGTGCGGCCTCGAACGGCACGACGGGCTCGCATGGGACTGTCGCTCCGGCGGCGGCCTCGGGCACGACTACAGGAGGCCAGCCTCCTGCTCCGACTTCCGTGCCTGCCCCGGCCATCGCGGCTTCGGCGGCGCAGAATCGGTCTCGCGCGTGGATTCCGTTCGTGGCCGTGGGCCTGCTGCTGTCGCTCGGCGCGGCGGCCGTGGTGCTCAAGCGGCTGCCGCCGAACATCGAGGCAGAGCTGGCGGATGCGGGCCCGGGCTCCGTGGCACCGCTGCCTGGAGAGCTCGCTGACGCGGGCCCCGCCGACGCGGGCATCGTGGACGCGGGCATCCCGACGGGCATCCTGGACCTCACGGTCGATCCGCGCGTGGAGGTCTCCAACCAGACGGGCTACCTGGGGAAGACACCCCTGTCGGTGTCCCTGCCCGCGGGCAAGCACACGCTGACGCTCAGCAGCCCCGTGCTCGGCATCCTGGTGTACCGCACCGTCACGGTGCCGGCGGGTGGCCGCACCTCGCAGCAGTTCTTCCTGAACAAGGGCTTCGCCACCGTGCGCGCGCCCAAGGGCGCCATCGTCACCATCGACGGCCGCCTCGTGGGCGCCGCTCCCGTCGAGGAGCTGGACCTCTACGAGGGCACGCACCAGTTGCTCGTCGTCGTGAACAACGCGCGCTGGCAGCGGACCTTCAAGCTGGAGCCCGGCCAGCGCCTCAACTTCGATGTCGACTTCGAGGAGCCGCCCGAGGAGTAG
- a CDS encoding trypsin-like peptidase domain-containing protein, giving the protein MKPGVMRWGLLAVALLASGSASADLARRRDAIVEVVQKVSPAVVYIGTEQEVESRFRGRRSPLEEFFGGMGAEPERQKIEGLGSGAIIDASGIIVTNEHVIRGASAIHVVLADGRTLEAEVIGSDAGNDLAVLKVNAREALPTAKLGTSSDLMIGETVVAIGSPFGLSKTVTAGVVSAVGRTFRADGRVYNDFVQTDAAINPGNSGGPLLNVDGEIIGINTAIFGGGAQGIGFAIPADKVRRIVDELTRFGKVRPAWVGIDTTDLPPRVARQLGWDRAYGALVTAVEAGSPAAQAGVKRGDVVAELGGSRIQDAEDFDTRVRGYPARSPFPLVLYREGGLRTVQVMPTEFPARMVEGLAWERLGLRVKDGRGALAISGVRPGSVAAEVGLEPGDILLRVNNQPVPTADAFRETLLTARRGRSVLLLVRRGRYGYHVTLPFEQDRGTNL; this is encoded by the coding sequence ATGAAGCCTGGAGTCATGAGGTGGGGCCTGCTGGCGGTGGCGCTGCTGGCCTCGGGCAGCGCGAGCGCGGACCTGGCCCGGCGCCGGGACGCCATCGTCGAGGTCGTCCAGAAGGTCTCCCCGGCCGTCGTCTACATCGGCACCGAGCAGGAGGTGGAGTCACGCTTCCGTGGCCGGCGCTCGCCCCTGGAGGAGTTCTTCGGCGGCATGGGCGCGGAGCCGGAGCGCCAGAAGATTGAAGGGCTGGGGAGCGGCGCCATCATCGACGCCTCCGGCATCATCGTCACCAATGAGCACGTCATCCGCGGCGCCTCCGCCATCCACGTGGTGCTGGCGGATGGGCGCACGCTGGAGGCGGAGGTCATCGGCAGCGACGCCGGCAACGACCTGGCCGTCCTCAAGGTCAACGCGCGCGAGGCGCTGCCCACCGCGAAGCTGGGCACCAGCTCGGACCTGATGATTGGCGAGACGGTGGTGGCCATCGGCAGCCCGTTCGGCCTGAGCAAGACGGTGACGGCGGGCGTGGTGTCCGCGGTGGGCCGGACGTTCAGGGCGGACGGGCGCGTCTACAACGACTTCGTCCAGACGGACGCGGCCATCAACCCCGGCAACTCGGGCGGGCCGCTGCTCAACGTGGATGGGGAAATCATCGGCATCAACACCGCCATCTTCGGCGGCGGCGCGCAGGGCATCGGCTTCGCGATTCCGGCGGACAAGGTGCGCCGCATCGTCGACGAGCTCACCCGCTTCGGGAAGGTGCGCCCCGCGTGGGTGGGCATCGACACGACGGACTTGCCGCCGCGCGTGGCCCGGCAGCTCGGCTGGGACAGGGCCTACGGCGCGCTGGTGACGGCCGTGGAGGCCGGCAGCCCCGCGGCCCAGGCCGGCGTGAAGCGCGGAGATGTGGTGGCGGAGCTGGGCGGCTCACGCATCCAGGACGCCGAGGACTTCGACACCCGCGTGCGTGGCTACCCTGCTCGCTCGCCCTTCCCCCTGGTCCTCTACCGAGAGGGCGGCCTGCGCACCGTGCAGGTGATGCCGACGGAGTTCCCTGCTCGCATGGTCGAGGGGCTGGCGTGGGAGCGGCTGGGACTACGAGTGAAGGACGGACGCGGGGCGCTGGCGATTTCCGGCGTGCGTCCGGGCTCGGTGGCGGCCGAGGTGGGGCTGGAGCCGGGAGACATCCTCCTCCGGGTGAACAACCAGCCGGTGCCCACGGCGGACGCCTTCCGCGAGACATTGCTCACTGCCCGACGCGGACGGAGCGTGTTGCTGCTCGTGCGCCGGGGCCGGTACGGCTACCACGTCACCCTGCCCTTCGAGCAGGACCGTGGAACAAACCTGTAG
- a CDS encoding ATP-binding response regulator has translation MSLVLVADDEPAVLEVLSQLVEDLGHDVLRARDGEEALGLARARHPHLVVTDHMMPKLSGVELCRRLKQDAELKDVPIVLLSAVLPQGAPEATAFLHKPFEITDFESVIKQVLANAVSTQPVDAGSPLEALGHWVAQTLQGPLDSARAQLKRLEASPGVDREALESLDAQLQSMESLGRNLRDVARLAAGGLALQPVEADLAGHLREAVSAWRTQAHVSLVAPSEPVALKFDPQRIRQVFDALLANAVRQDAGKGEVRVEMQASRSLVTVQVKDAGPGFPETEVPKLFTPFQAGPAGAAGPGLYVASELARLHGGALSAVSKPGKGSTFSLLLPRSA, from the coding sequence ATGAGTCTCGTCCTGGTCGCGGACGATGAGCCAGCCGTGTTGGAGGTCCTCAGCCAGCTGGTGGAGGACCTGGGCCATGACGTGTTGCGGGCGCGGGATGGCGAGGAGGCGCTCGGCCTGGCGCGGGCCCGCCACCCACACCTGGTGGTGACCGACCACATGATGCCCAAGCTGAGCGGCGTGGAGCTGTGCCGCCGGCTGAAGCAGGACGCGGAGCTCAAGGACGTACCCATCGTCCTGCTGAGCGCGGTGCTGCCGCAGGGGGCGCCAGAGGCCACGGCCTTCCTCCACAAGCCCTTCGAAATCACCGACTTCGAGTCGGTCATCAAGCAGGTGCTGGCCAACGCGGTCAGCACGCAGCCGGTGGACGCCGGCTCGCCGCTGGAGGCGCTGGGGCACTGGGTGGCGCAGACGCTCCAGGGCCCGCTGGACTCGGCGCGCGCGCAGCTCAAGCGGCTGGAGGCCTCGCCCGGCGTGGACCGCGAGGCGCTGGAGTCGCTGGACGCGCAGCTCCAGTCCATGGAGTCGCTGGGCCGCAACCTGCGGGACGTGGCGCGGCTGGCCGCGGGCGGGCTGGCGCTGCAGCCGGTGGAGGCAGACCTGGCGGGGCACCTGCGCGAGGCCGTGTCCGCGTGGCGCACGCAGGCGCACGTGAGCCTGGTGGCGCCGTCCGAGCCGGTGGCGCTGAAGTTCGACCCGCAGCGCATCCGCCAGGTGTTCGACGCGCTGCTGGCCAACGCCGTGCGGCAGGACGCGGGCAAAGGCGAGGTGCGGGTGGAGATGCAGGCCTCGCGCTCGCTGGTGACGGTGCAGGTGAAGGACGCGGGGCCCGGCTTCCCGGAGACGGAGGTGCCGAAGCTCTTCACGCCCTTCCAGGCGGGGCCCGCGGGCGCGGCGGGCCCGGGGCTCTACGTGGCCTCGGAGCTGGCGCGCCTGCACGGGGGCGCGCTGTCCGCGGTGTCGAAGCCCGGCAAGGGCTCCACCTTCAGCCTGCTGCTGCCGAGGAGCGCGTAG
- a CDS encoding agmatinase family protein produces MATHFDPSAAAQPGSGVFGLPHSADEAHVVLIPVPFEATTSYGGGTSEGPAAVLEASKQVDLFDVETGRPYERGIAMLPEPQELRGWNTQAKERAQVVIEAGGIHSGEPELLQAAKDVNALCDQMNEHVYRTAKHWLEQGKRVGAVGGDHSISYGIIRAHAEKYPGLGVLHLDAHADLRVAYEGFTWSHASIMYNVAERLPGVKTLVQVGLRDMSAEEHRYIEDSKGRVHGFFDATLQHQRFDGVPWNRQVDAIVALLPQHVYLSFDIDGLDPVLCPHTGTPVPGGLSFPEAVALISGVVRSGRTIVGFDLTEVSPDPEGGEWDGNVGARLLYKMIGWMLKSQKA; encoded by the coding sequence ATGGCTACCCACTTCGACCCCAGCGCCGCCGCCCAGCCGGGCTCCGGCGTCTTCGGCCTCCCCCACTCCGCGGACGAGGCCCACGTCGTCCTCATCCCCGTCCCCTTCGAGGCCACCACCAGCTACGGCGGCGGCACCTCCGAGGGCCCCGCCGCCGTCCTCGAGGCCAGCAAGCAGGTGGACCTCTTCGACGTGGAGACGGGCCGCCCCTACGAGCGCGGCATCGCCATGCTCCCCGAGCCCCAGGAGCTGCGCGGCTGGAACACCCAGGCCAAGGAGCGCGCCCAGGTCGTCATCGAGGCCGGCGGCATCCACTCCGGCGAGCCCGAGCTCCTCCAGGCCGCCAAGGACGTCAACGCCCTGTGCGACCAGATGAACGAGCACGTCTACCGCACCGCGAAGCACTGGCTCGAGCAGGGCAAGCGCGTGGGCGCCGTGGGCGGTGACCACTCCATCTCCTACGGCATCATCCGCGCCCACGCGGAGAAGTACCCCGGCCTGGGCGTGCTCCACCTCGACGCACACGCCGACCTGCGCGTGGCCTACGAGGGCTTCACCTGGTCCCACGCGTCCATCATGTACAACGTCGCCGAGCGCCTCCCCGGCGTGAAGACGCTCGTCCAGGTGGGCCTGCGCGACATGAGCGCCGAGGAGCACCGCTACATCGAGGACTCGAAGGGCCGCGTCCACGGCTTCTTCGACGCCACGCTCCAGCACCAGCGCTTCGACGGGGTGCCCTGGAACCGGCAGGTGGATGCCATCGTCGCGCTGCTGCCGCAGCACGTGTACCTGTCCTTCGACATCGACGGGCTGGACCCGGTGCTCTGCCCGCACACGGGCACCCCGGTGCCGGGCGGCCTGTCCTTCCCCGAGGCGGTGGCGCTCATCTCCGGCGTCGTGCGCTCCGGCCGCACCATCGTCGGCTTCGACCTCACCGAGGTGTCGCCCGACCCCGAGGGCGGCGAGTGGGACGGCAACGTCGGCGCCCGCCTCCTCTACAAGATGATTGGCTGGATGCTGAAGTCGCAGAAGGCCTGA